From the Motacilla alba alba isolate MOTALB_02 chromosome 1, Motacilla_alba_V1.0_pri, whole genome shotgun sequence genome, the window AAACCCACCCTGTTTTTATATGATACCATCTATCTACATGCTgattaaaatgctattttttttttcaacagatCAACAAGCTCCATCTCTGTAAGCCCTTAATTAGAGCAATTGACAGCTCAAATCTGAAGGATGAGTATAGCATGGCACAGAGAGTTACATACAAATACTATGTTGGACGCAAGGCCATGTTTGACAGTGACTTTAAGCAAGGTACTGTGTGCCAGTAAGACATGTTTCAAGTCTTGCTGCTTGGCATGAAATCTTGCTGAAGTTGTGTATGTGTGACTCAGAATTGCACTGATCAAAGGAAAAGTCATGCTGAAAGGTCTAAGGCCCACAGGCTGACTCGAAACAGAGATGAGGTTACATGACACTTCTAATTGTAGTGTGTGCCCAGCTTTAAAGTATTTGTGTCAATGAAGTTCCCTACAGTCTTGTGCATTATGTGTGTGCATTACAAAATGTGTGAGCATCCAAAATAATAGGTTTGTAAAAGTTGCTGTGTTCCACATGGGAAATCTTCAGCAAATTGTAGTGTAGCAAACTGTAGTTTCTCAATCCATTGGTTTTGGAAGATGTACAAACTGCATTTCCTAGATTTCTAATAGATTTCACTAACAGAAATGCTTCTAGAGCTAAGGGGTACAGCTTTATCACTAACTGAAGCCCTTGACCAACATCTGTTCTGGAGCTGGCTCTGTTACTCCAATCTGTGTGTGCTGCCTTTCAGGCTTatcattttctctcttattGGTGGAAGCTGCTGAGAGATTTTCATGCTGTCATGCTGTGTGGTCTCACTGGcacattcctgcagctcaggagatGTGGGCATTGCATTCAGCTTTCATCTCTTGAAGAACCTAATCCCAATTTAGGAAATAGAGTGTATTGCCAGCCCTTCTTGAGATTCTCTGCTTCTGTAATAGGAGCACAATAATATTACTGAAATTAGCTGAAAAATCCAATATTACTTGTAACTGCAATGTCTGACATGAAGATCTTGACGAGTTTTCTTTGACTTTCTGAAGGAGAACTTACCTTTCTAGTAATACTTTGTATTTTGTGTGAATCTCcaatttttctttatgtattttGAGTGGCATGATTCTTTTTTATACCATTTCAAATGTTATGTATTCAAGAGAGATGGACATTGAGCACAGAATTTGGGTTACAGCTTTAATCCATTTTTGTGGTTGATTTGTGTTACTTGTGCTTGCAGCTGAGGAGTATCTGTCATTTGCCTTTGAGCACTGTCACCGATCAAGCCAGAAGAACAAAAGAATGATTTTGATCTACCTGCTGCCAGTAAAAATGTTGTTGGTGAGTAGATACTACTTTCCTGAATGAGGGGAAGGGGGTACACCTGCAGACTGTAAAACTGATGCTCAGTATTTTCTTGATTATCCCTTATTGGAATTCAGAGGCTGTTTTACCCCTGTAAGAGCCAGCGTATGCACACCTTGTTATGTGAGGGCAAAAAGTGTTGTCATTTATAGCAACATAGGAAAGGAGATGGAGGGGAAATAAcacagccaaacaaaaaaaccccactcccaaacaaaaccaacctgGCCCTCCTTTCCCCTTACCTTTCTCCCATCCCTCCTAAGGGTGCAACCTGATCTTACTACTTTAGTGAAGGTATATTTGAATTCTTTGGAGAAGCACTCAACAGTGGGACTTCTGTCTTGTAGCAGAGTGCCTCTCTGCTGATCAACTCCACACAAAAGCCAGGGAAGGTGTGGATTCACTAGAACAAATTTGTCTGCCTCTTTCACctggaggaagaaagaagggtGTGACAGATGGCTGAGGACTGTTGAGAGGGAtttgccacagctgcagcctgtcTTGGGCTTTTTTATTTGTACCTTGTGCATTTTCCCATTCAAAGCCATGTCAGAAGGGTCATGAGGCAGAGCATTTTGGTTCTGAAAAATCAGTGAAGACTTGTTGCTATTTGATCATTTcatatttctattaaaaaaattaagcacaTCTGTTTCttgttcctgtttttttcttgtgctaaCATTTGTGTATCCCTGAATTTGTGGATTATGCTGAGTATTAATTCATTGTGACTGAGGGGACAGGAACTAGATTTTAGAGATTCCTGTTCTGGCCCTGTTCCCAAAGTTACCCATGCAGAATGTTATCACCTGCCTCTATTGAGTTGccattttcctccttccccctgaGCTGTTCctccctgctttttcctttcagtgctcCCTTTCCAATCCCTTGCTGTGTCAAGTGGATAAAGGGGCAGTATAGTGGGTATGGTAATTggcttctgttttccttgttttatttgttgACTTCCTTAGTGGTTGTTTTCAGATCAACCAGTGGTAGGgttgaaaaaggaaaacttatTAACAGTCTTCCTAAAAGCTTTGTCCCAGTCCTGACTGGGTGCCTTAAACTGGGTGGTCTGTTAGTGCCTAGAATTACTGTGCCTTTCCTAAAGCAGTTTTAGTGTACAAGAGGTGTTAAAGGTCACTGTATTTAcagttgcttttttaaaatcagagcCCAAACATTAACACATTAACTTCAAACTACTAAAATAGCttgtgtgttggtttttttgttcctaACAGCTCTCAGTAAACCTGCAGCTCAGTTCTGCTCTCAGCTAATCCTTCAACCAGGAGAAGAGTTAGCAACAGCATAGCATGATGTAACTAAATTTAAAGTCTGACCAAGTCAATGTGCATTCTGATCTTTGCTGTGCAGGGGATAAAAGGCAAAGTTTCTTTTTGATTCTGTAGATGGTTCAGTCTTACCTGATCTAACAATAAGaatgaattttgtttctttaaattttacctttctctccctttttttttttgaggggggggGCGCATGGTGGTGGTGTTTGCTTTTTGagagaacatttttatttctgcttggagacatagagaagaaaaaaatctgttacagACTGAGATAACACTTGACAAGGCTGAAGCACTGCTCGTCTTCCTTTGAAATTGCTTGGGGTTCCTGCAGTTCTTCTGTTTGTAGATTAGATGAAGCAACTGTGACATAAAATTTGAATCAGCCAAGCCTCGTGTCACAGGGTCTTGATTCTACAAGTTTGGTAGTTGCTCCCTAACATTAAGTATTAATTGTCCCTAAATCATGATAAATCAGTAGTTATTGTGAGTTGTGCTACGAGGTGTTTGAGAGGGATGAGGGGTTTGTCTCACAAATACTTTCATTCACTTCTTAttctgtagcaaaaaaaaaaaaaaaagtggttaaaaattctttttttctcttaagaaattttttttactagattctatttaaaatgtatttaattttaccCTGGAAAACTTGGacaccatttatttttcagggcCATATGCCAACAGTTCAGCTCTTAAAAAAGTATGACCTTATGCAGTTTGCTGAAGTAACAAAGTCTGTGAGGTATGATGcttgcttttctgctttgtgttcaAAAAGTATTAAGTAAAAAGTGTTTATTTGGGGTGATTGAGGAAGCCAGGGGAGGTATATTCCTACCAAGTCGTGCTTTCTTTTCTCGCTGGTGTGAGACCTTCttagtttttcatttctttatccTTGCAGTGAAGGAAATCTTCTCCTCCTGAATGATGCTCTGACAAAGCATGAGACCTTCTTTATTCGATGTGGAATCTTTCTTATCCTTGAGAAGCTGAAAATCATCACGTACAGGAATCTCTTCAAGAAAGTGTAAGCATAACAAAAACTACCTTTTTGCAAAAGCAGATTTAGTATGGTTTCACCTGGGATTGGGGTAGAATTGTAAATGCTCCTTAGTTCTCTCTGAGAGAGCTGACTTCGTGTTAAGGTGAATTTATTCTAGAGAGGCCATTTTtctaagaaacagaattttaaagtgATTATTTCTCAATAAcacatttttcctgttgtttcttTCAGATATTTACTACTCAAAACTCATCAGCTGTCTCTAGATGCTTTTCTGATTGCTCTGAAGTTCATGCAAGTAGATGATGTTGATATTGATGAAGTCCAGTGTATTTTAGCTAACCTCATATATTTGGTAAGTGCTGACCACTCATTGTCTGGTGCTTCCACACTTCCAACAGTGAAAATCATTAGATAGAAATTAACAGTTTATGACAAAAAACTCATCAGTAATCCCACGTtttcttgtggggtttttatttttgagagaCTTGTGCTCaaagtgaaatgttttcatttgccttttttgcAGGAATCAGTTAAAATTGAAGTTGAATTTCACATTACAAATTCAATGCTTTCATTTCTATATATGCAGAaacattgatttaaaaataccaaCCTTTCAAGTGGCACCAAAAAGATTTGTTCTGCATTTGAAGTAGGAGACTCTTGGTCTTctcaaattagaaaaaaaatagagccaGATTTCTTTGGTTCTGTTCCACATTTTGTCCTTTACTCTAAGTGAATTTCAACTGCTTATGAATGGATAAAAGCTTGAAATCTAAGTATTTGTATTAAATCAGAGGTTGTGAAGCATCACTGTAGTGTGCAAGAAAATTAGCCAGTACTCTGTTTCTGAAACATTATTTGATGTGATCTAGGTCACTGGGAGATTTCTTTCACTGTTACAACACTACATCTGAAAAGGAAGTACTATGTAATTTAGTTTATTAGGTATGGAATACTAATTGATGGAAATCCTCATTTTAAAGTGAGCGAGGGTGAATTTAGAAACACTTCTGTAGAGCTCTGTCTCTTGGAGGCAGTGCAGCAGACCCATGGGGGGCTCTGGCAAGAGGCTCTCAGCGTGACAGCACCCTTAGTGCACAAACAGGGTGGTGGCTCCAGCTTTGTGCTTGCTCTCCAAGGTGACCCACTTACCTAAACTGGACCCTCATGGCTATTGAAGTACAGTAGTGCAGTGGTGAGTGAGCATCAAGAGCTTTGCTGTTAGCTTGTAGGTGTTTGCTTGGGTTGTAGGGATTGTGTTACCAGCTCTGAGCACTAActctgcctttttctccttctgccagGGTCACATTAAAGGCTACATATCCCATCAGCATCAGAAGCTTGTGGTCAGCAAGCAGAACCCATTTCCTCCACTGTCAACAGTGTGTTGCTGAGTATTGCATCTTAGCCCTGCAAGTACTCCTCAGATACTCAGCTTGCCCTGTGGAACTGCTCCCAGTGACCCCAAGAGCACTGTAAATGGCCAGGGTCATGTCCAGGACTGAAATACCAGGAACTGTTTGTGGCTCCTTTCCCAGAATGGCCAAGGCTGCCAGTGTTACAAAGTgcattgaaatgaaatgttgaCTTTTAGTTTCCACAGGCTTTCTACATCTATCAGAGTATCTcatgaagaaataaagcaaagcatTCCAAATTCCTTTCCAACTACTTAAAAGCTTTTATAAAGTACTTGATGTTACCATTTCTGTGTTTATCTTTCAGAGAGAAGTATCAGCCTTTGTTACTTGTGTTAATCTATTCTTCAGAGTGGAAGTAATGTTTGCTTACAtggtttcaaatattttttaagtctCAATAATTAACTGGTATTACTCTCTTCAAACTGTCTCTAAAAATAGAGAAGTGTTTGACACCAAAAGCTTTACTCTGTCAGTAATACTTAAGGGTTTGAGTATATGTGGTAGGTGCCCACAAAtggctttgggatttttttaaattctggtcatattttgtttaatttttgttatgATGAACAAAAATTCATGTAGCTAAATTATCCAtactctgttttattttgcttctgggGAAAACACTATCACTGAATCCAGTATTTTAAGTGTTACTACCCTGGGGGTTGGTTTCTTTAGAGTTTGGGGGTGGTACAATATAACATTATAACTTTGTCCAGACTGATGAGATTTTAGTTTTGGGGattaagaattattttcaaaacaaattaaacatttatattttgttgtctttgacagttgggttttattttaccCTCTAACTGACATGGACATCATTCATAAGGGAAAACATAAATTCTATTTATGAGAGGAAGCATTTTTTAGTGTAATAAAAATGTCAACTGCTAGCTTCACTCCCTCaggaagggaaacggaatcttgcaacccagaaaagaaagacttacaaagcctctggaaaggagataggatcaaatgaaatgcaactgaaaaagacccaaaaatcccaggaacTTGGGACATTGAgtgcctcccagaaaatggtctgggaggaaatgaggtgcagtgcaaaggaccaaaacTTGCCcaaactaagctcacagatcttggaacatcaggagaaaaaatcaaggaggaagacacaactttgaggggaagatatcagagacaaggcatggatcctgaaaaaaaaggaaaaaaaattgccgCCAAAGGGAATGCCATCAAAAGGTATGGGATGCCATCAGCTGAAGGGATATGGACCAAAGCTTGCCAAACTTGATTGCCATTGAagtcctggaaacagcaaagaaggacttaaaaatgctctggaatggagaccatcaaaaaaaaggcaatagaaggaaaaaaaaaattgggagatttggtgactacaagaaaatggaccaggattaCATGgggtgcagtgcaaagggccaaaacatggcaaaactaagctgAGAGATGTTAGAAAATCtagagaaaaatcaaggagtaagacacaactttgaggggagAATGGATACTGaaggcatggatactgaagaaaaaaaaaaaaaaggcatgaaaaaaaaaagaaaaaaatttcatcgCCTAAGTGAAAGGCAGCAAAAGGCATGagatgccatcaagtgcagggacatggaccaaagCTAGtccaattggtccccattgaaatcgcaagattccatttcccttcccaaaatcccatgcCTTTTAAGTTTTACTTGTATGGATCCTGAAATTAGAATAATAATTTGCTGAATCAAACCTCAGGTACTAGCAACAtttgaaatcacagaaaaatattcaccATGTTTTGAGGTTTAGGATGAACAGTTCTaggaaatttgaaattaaatcagtttttagTTCAGTAACTAAAAACTACAGGTTTACTGTATCATGACTCACAGTACTGTGTGTCACCAGAAGGAAAGACAAACAGGCTTTTCTGTATAAACTGGAGTTAAATACATGTCATTGTTCCAACTTCCATTGCTGCAAATAGTAGTAGAATCAAATAGGGGTACTGGCTGCATCCATATGTTTTCATTGCAATGATTGGTAGAGTTGGTTGTGTTTGTgtcttactttattttttgtttaaccCATACCATATACCTTGCAGTGTTGGTGAAAAGCAGTGTTTCCCAGTCAGTGTCTTCCAGCGGCCAGGATCCCAGGATACCAGTCAGAAACCACGTGCCCTTGTACTCAGTAACCAAAAAGCTTCCTCCAGCCAGGTGTTTGCCTACGGCCTCCTGGAGGTGCCCACAAAACTGCCTGTTTGTGAGGCTGATGTTGAGTATTTGCTTGCAGTCCTCAGCAGGCAGGTATGAAACCTGCAGCTCTTCGCCTCGGACTTCATCACCCTCCATTCTCCAGCCACTGACTGTACCAGCCAGTTTTGGAATTAAAACGTGTTCTGCAAAGTCTCTCTCAGGGGTGCACACAGGAAGGTGGGAGCTGTCACACTCAACATGCTCTTCAAGTTGTAGTAATGCAATGTTGTTCTCACCAGTGTCTTCATCATACCGGATGTGGATGTGCTTCTCCCTAATTTCCATTATCTTCCCAGTTCCACTTGTTCCATTAGGCCCTGTGGAGCAATGACATTTGACTGCTCTTAGGAATAGTTTATCAGAGACCTGAAAGCTGCACGCAAGCTGCCTGTTTGTGCTGAGAAACATGTGCAGCAGAGGAGCTAAAGGCGCTCTTCCTTGAAACCTCTGCAGTAAAGGGAAAAGGAACAATTTCAGCAGTAAGGATGAATATCCAGCACTAATGTGGATTTGGGCATGAAACAAGTCACCTCTGAATCCACCATGTTTAGCTGATCCCTGTGTGCTGAGTTCTGAGCTGTGCTCGAGGCACTTTCTGCTCGCCTTGTAAAGGGGAATGTGGGGTCGCTGTAGTTCTAGCTCAGATACTTGACTGAGGTGCTTAAATGAAATAACATcatatttgtttcctttaacagtatttttatgCAGCAAGAAGTCTAGTAagcttttttaaattcagcttgTCAATACTGAAATGTGCTGCAGTAAGAAAAAATGTGTTGGATCACCTACCAGCACCAACCCTGATTTGGAAATGGCTGTGCAGAAGGGCACACTCTGCTGTGGTCAACACGAAGTTACTTTTTAGCAACACTCCTCCACAGAAGCCCTTCCCTTCTGGGTTTAGCAGCAGTAcctaagaaaatgcaaaaaaacaaTCGATAGCACTATCCATATGAGGGTAAGTGATGGGTTTCATGAATTGCTAGGAATACCTGCCAAGGAAATCGCTCGTCACTTTTCTTCCTGGTTTCACTTATAAGGTTATCACTGTCTTGAAGTCTGCCACATGCACAAGCATCTaacaaatgaattaaaaaaaaatcaaaacttcacGCTATATCAATTCAAGACTGCTCTATCATTTCAAGATAGCTAATACCTGCAAATGCCTACTGTTCCATCTAGACTTCGGGGTTCTGTTTTTatacaaaggaaaaggagaatgaCAATGTCTCAGCTGGTGAAAATTGGAATAATTTCTTTGGCAATTGTAGTCATAATAGTTTAGGAATGGACTGAACATGATCACTGTGTTAGGCTTGTAGTGATCGGGTTTCACTGTGCTTTCACTAATGAAATGAGGTTTCCTTTCCAGCCAACCATTAGCACATCTtactttttcatctttatatCCTGTATTCAAATTGTGTCAAATAGCTGAGAGCTGTGGCCCAGCCTGGACAAGGTAAATCCTGGGTTTTCCTTGTTACAGCTGTCACTCTAGGGACATGCATGCCTTTCTCATCTGGTTCAGACAACACACATGCTTTTTGATTGGATCACCCAGTTATCTGCATTTGTCACACTTCCACTTGGTTTGGGTCACACACACTGGATCCTGTTGAAGCTAAACACAGGACACCTTCCAGGTGCACACATGACATGGTCTCACAGCTGACTGGTGCTTAGGCCACAGGACTGAACTAAGCCAGTTTGATGTAAAGCCCACCTGAAGTGTGCACTGGGTGTGGACATCAGTCTGCCACCACCAAAAGCGTGGCTCTACAGCTGAACTCCCAGTTTGGCTGCCCCACTTGTGCTAATGCAGACACAGGTCTGAATATACGTCTGTGGTTTTAGTAGACCTACTTTGTAAGGGGATGAAATTGAATAAGATACCTAATATGAGACTGAAGAACTAAAAAGGGCTACTGTTTCAAGCTAATTAATATGGCAGCAAATGTTTCCCTTCATTTATTAGACCATTGGTCACCTGATAGGAATCAACTGAATCTCATTCCCAAGCAGACACGTGTTCCGCAGAATTACTCTTTACCAAACACAGGAGTGGAAAACCTGGTCCAGTGAGTGATATGTAGGGTGGTGCAAGTCCTCTCTGCTGATTCATACTCAAACATTCTGATCAAATAGCCCTTCTTTTACTATTACTTTGGCATCTTGGGTGATGGTCCCTAGATTCCTTTTTCTACCCAGTAACATTGCTTTGGCTCAAAGCAGGCTGATCACATCTGTTAGATGGTGGCCTGcccacccagccctgagcaggtaCCCCCTTTACCTCCATGCTCCCACCTACCTAATGCGATGCACTGTTTTTTATCCTTCCCAAGCTCGTAGCCATCAGCACAGGAACAGCGGTAGGAATCCTTTCCTGGATAGCAGAAGTGGTCACATCCTACCTTTGCTTGGTGGTGGCATTCATTTTTAGCTAAACAGaacaagcagaggaaaaacatgGAGTATTCTTTCATTGCTTGAGTCCTCTATGTTTTGGCTTTTATCCACTTCGTGTGGATGAGGATTGGGACTCTGGCTTGGTAGTGTTTAccactgggattttttcccccttgttaAACAGAACTTGGAGAGAGCTGAGTCTCGGCAGCATTCGCAGACTCATTGCAAActgtgctctccctgcaccTCCGAGTTCTGGGAAAGGGTGCCATgggtttttaaacaaaataccAAGTGTCTGCAGCAAGGGGAACTGTTGCGTGTTATGAAGACAAGCATTGCTTGAGGAAGAAGGCAGCTAAGGTTTCTGGTTTTGACACAAAACCTGTAGCTCTCATTTTGCACTTGTTTGATTTTGCACACATCAGCTAccaaagataagaaaaaaagaaaggaagtatGAACTTCAAAACACGCTCGACTTTCCATAGCTAAGCAAACACTTAAATCTTTAGCACAAAGCAACTGTTATTTGATCTAGCTCATAGGTGGCAAAAAATCTTGCATAACATGGCTGCCTAAGGCTCTGAGATGATCTAGTTCCCAGCACTGGTCCAAGCTGTGTCACCTCCTGTGCTCCCCAGAAGCTGGTCACAGTCACACCCCTTATACAGAGAAGGACCCTGccttgctgcagccagggcGTCTCCACCCCAGGGGACCGCTGAACCAACAGAAATACTGATGTCAGGGCTGGAAAGTAGAACCTGGCAGATATAAAAATGTAGGATCTGGCCCGGGGTTTTCCTGTGCCAGAAGACATCTGTTTTACTTCATGCTTTTCACTTCCACTGGAAGCAGTTTGTTTTCTGGAGTCCTTTAGTCCTGAGGGACTGTCTTGTGAGGGTGTGGGGTGTCCAAGGCACCAGGGTGTTGTCAGCAGGAGTTTCATACTATCATCTCTTTATCACAAAAGTTCCATACCTTTtcggtgttttctggtgagcagctcctctgagcacacccTTTCTCTTTCACCAGGTAGCTAACTGACTCCAGCTCCTTTCCCACTTTGGGGTGTGTTCTCTTAACAaaccaacccactcttttatagctctcttgttcttattagttacagctgtggcctgttgaagtCAGGCCTCCTGCTCATTTTTGATAATgggcccagctgcaactccttaggggtaagatgGCTTTCCATACCATCTCTGCTCTATCCCCCCACCCCAGGGTGCTTGGGAAGCCACCCCGGCACTGCAGCCTTGGTCCTTCAGGCCACACACCCGGGACCACAGCAGGACAAGTAGCCAagcagcacaggtggcagtggcagggctggctttgGGGTGTACCCATGAGGTGGTTTGGTTTCAGCTCTTTTGCTGCATCCCAGGAGAAGGGAggctcagggcacagggacagccagtgGAACCTCAGGATTCCACAATGTTTTTTAGGCAGGCAGAACACATCGCCCCTGTTCTGCCAGAACTGAGTGTTTTACCCAAAACCACGGCAAGTGGCACCATGGGAGAGCTGGGTATGGTTTCATGGGGACACCCTGTGACAAGATGAGATGGGGCTTCTCAGAAGGGGCAATGCCTTACCAAAAGCACAGTTCTCTCCCTCGTAGCCCTCAGCACAGGTGCAGGTGTAGCCTCGGATGCTGTCCTCACACACACCGTTGTGCTGGCAGGGGCTTGAggagcacctcctgcca encodes:
- the PCID2 gene encoding PCI domain-containing protein 2 isoform X1; the encoded protein is MAHITINQYLQQVQEAIETRDGTFCAELVSFKHPHVANPRLQLPSPEEKCQQVLESPYDEMFAAHLRCTYAVANHDFVEAYKCQTVIVQSFLRAFQAHKEENWALPIMYSVALDLRIFANNMRAPLLMLFGALADQQLVKKGKSKVGDMLEKAAELLMGCFRVCASDTRAGIEDSKKWGMLFLVNQLFKIYFKINKLHLCKPLIRAIDSSNLKDEYSMAQRVTYKYYVGRKAMFDSDFKQAEEYLSFAFEHCHRSSQKNKRMILIYLLPVKMLLGHMPTVQLLKKYDLMQFAEVTKSVSEGNLLLLNDALTKHETFFIRCGIFLILEKLKIITYRNLFKKVYLLLKTHQLSLDAFLIALKFMQVDDVDIDEVQCILANLIYLGHIKGYISHQHQKLVVSKQNPFPPLSTVCC
- the PCID2 gene encoding PCI domain-containing protein 2 isoform X2 → MAHITINQYLQQVQEAIETRDGTFCAELVSFKHPHVANPRLQLPSPEEKCQQVLESPYDEMFAAHLRCTYAVANHDFVEAYKCQTVIVQSFLRAFQAHKEENWALPIMYSVALDLRIFANNADQQLVKKGKSKVGDMLEKAAELLMGCFRVCASDTRAGIEDSKKWGMLFLVNQLFKIYFKINKLHLCKPLIRAIDSSNLKDEYSMAQRVTYKYYVGRKAMFDSDFKQAEEYLSFAFEHCHRSSQKNKRMILIYLLPVKMLLGHMPTVQLLKKYDLMQFAEVTKSVSEGNLLLLNDALTKHETFFIRCGIFLILEKLKIITYRNLFKKVYLLLKTHQLSLDAFLIALKFMQVDDVDIDEVQCILANLIYLGHIKGYISHQHQKLVVSKQNPFPPLSTVCC
- the PROZ gene encoding vitamin K-dependent protein Z, whose amino-acid sequence is MARCSWTIFFLLSALFLQTEQAVFISAHDANSVIKRQRRASSILLEEVLQGSLERECLEERCTHEEAREVFENDEMLKIFWDIYYGGRRCSSSPCQHNGVCEDSIRGYTCTCAEGYEGENCAFAKNECHHQAKVGCDHFCYPGKDSYRCSCADGYELGKDKKQCIALDACACGRLQDSDNLISETRKKSDERFPWQVLLLNPEGKGFCGGVLLKSNFVLTTAECALLHSHFQIRVGAGPNGTSGTGKIMEIREKHIHIRYDEDTGENNIALLQLEEHVECDSSHLPVCTPERDFAEHVLIPKLAGTVSGWRMEGDEVRGEELQVSYLPAEDCKQILNISLTNRQFCGHLQEAVGKHLAGGSFLVTEYKGTWFLTGILGSWPLEDTDWETLLFTNTARYMVWVKQKIK